One part of the Rutidosis leptorrhynchoides isolate AG116_Rl617_1_P2 chromosome 1, CSIRO_AGI_Rlap_v1, whole genome shotgun sequence genome encodes these proteins:
- the LOC139865568 gene encoding probable catabolite repression protein creC encodes MISTSTTNTMTSSATNNYNATGSTVAGGQQQQPTGLKTYFKTPEGRYKLKYEKSHPTGFLHYTHGKSVTQVTLACLKEKSTASLPSSSLSSLGVGSGVRSAAAKLLGSNGSKTLGLVGGNGGSKLLSGASKVGLSGTSNTNSYANNMNFDGKGTYLVFNVGDAIFISDLSSPDKDPIKSIQFSTSNPISHAFNPDARDGHDLLIGLNCGDVYSVSLRLQLQDVGKKLVGAQHYNKDGCVNNSRCTSIAWVPNGDGTFVVAHADGNMYVYEKSKDGSGDPSFPAIKDPTQFSVSHARNSKNPIARWHICQGSINSITFSSDGAYIAIVGRDGYLRVFDFKTEQLVCGGKSYYGALLCCSWSMDGKYILTGGEDDLVQVWSMEERKIVAWGEGHSSWVSGVAFDSYWSTPNTDNTESVVYRFGSVGQDTQLLLWDLEMNEIVVPLRRAAGGSPTFSTGSQSAHWDNGAPVSGLQPAPSMRDVPMISPLAVHRAETEPLSGLIFTRDSILTVCREGHIKVWSRPSSESELVSDTSLNEKPLKVGVAFSNSRQ; translated from the exons ATGATCTCTACATCCACCACTAATACAATGACGTCATCAGCAACCAATAACTACAACGCCACCGGTTCAACCGTCGCCGGCGGACAACAACAACAACCGACCGGATTGAAAACCTACTTTAAAACACCAGAAGGAAGATACAAACTTAAATATGAGAAATCACATCCCACCGGCTTCCTTCATTACACTCATGGTAAATCAGTTACTCAG GTGACTTTGGCGTGTCTCAAGGAGAAATCTACTGCTTCGTTGCCGTCATCATCGTTATCTAGTTTAGGTGTTGGAAGTGGGGTGAGATCAGCAGCTGCAAAGTTATTAGGGAGTAATGGGAGTAAGACACTTGGTCTTGTTGGTGGGAATGGGGGAAGTAAGTTATTGAGTGGGGCCAGTAAAGTTGGGTTATCGGGTACTTCAAATACTAATAGTTATGCTAATAATATGAACTTTGATGGAAAGGGGACTTACTTGGTATTCAATGTTGGTGATGCTATTTTCATCAGTGATTTGAGCTCTCCCGATAAG GATCCAATAAAGTCTATACAGTTCAGCACTTCAAATCCTATCTCTCACGCCTTTAATCCAGATGCAAGAGATGGACATGATTTGCTCATTGGATTGAATTGTGGAGATG TTTATTCAGTTTCATTAAGACTACAATTACAAGATGTTGGAAAAAAGCTTGTCGGAGCCCAGCATTATAACAAAGATGGCTGTGTAAATAACAG TCGCTGTACTAGCATTGCATGGGTTCCTAATGGCGATGGCACCTTCGTTGTGGCCCATGCAGATggtaatatgtatgtatatgaaaag AGTAAAGATGGTTCGGGTGATCCTTCTTTTCCTGCTATCAAGGATCCAACTCAATTTTCTGTCTCACATGCACGCAACAGTAAG AATCCTATTGCTCGATGGCATATATGTCAGGGTTCAATAAATAGCATCACGTTCTCAAGTGATGGTGCATATATCGCGATTGTTGGAAGGGATG GTTATCTTCGAGTCTTCGACTTCAAAACTGAACAGCTCGTATGTGGAGGGAAAAGCTATTATGGTGCTCTATTATGTTGCTCTTGGAG TATGGATGGAAAATACATATTAACCGGAGGTGAAGATGACTTGGTTCAGGTTTGGAGTATGGAAGAGCGAAAAATTGTTGCATGGGGTGAGGGGCATAGTTCATGG GTGAGTGGTGTTGCGTTTGACTCGTATTGGTCAACTCCAAATACGGATAATACTGAAAGTGTCGTGTATCGATTTGGTTCTGTTGGCCAG GACACACAATTACTATTGTGGGATCTGGAAATGAACGAGATAGTAGTACCACTACGTCGTGCTGCAGGTGGTTCACCCACTTTCAGTACTGGAAGCCAATCTGCTCATTGGGACAACGGTGCCCCGGTTAGTGGTTTACAACCTGCACCGAGCATGCGAGACGTCCCAATGATCTCACCTTTAGCAGTTCATCGTGCTGAAACTGAACCACTTTCTGGTTTAATATTCACTCGGGATTCGATCCTGACTGTGTGTCGAGAAGGTCACATTAAGGTCTGGAGCAGACCAAGTTCAGAGTCCGAATTGGTTTCGGATACAAGTTTGAACGAGAAGCCTCTTAAAGTTGGGGTTGCATTTAGTAACAGCAGGCAATGA
- the LOC139889400 gene encoding serine/threonine-protein kinase-like protein CCR1, with amino-acid sequence MNNSNHTLQDTIFFLFCVSLISFAYGFGSMGPISAVFGQNDFFCAIDASGKQEVICWGRNTSSLTSNSLNLAINVPPMAALSGGYGFMCGILVNTSYVSCWDSMGYGSDLVPQVYQSISYSHISSGKDHVCGIRGSYYSETDSTVVDCWDIVDNGNNGLTSKQSGQYYNYNQDLFKNIVSGDGFSCGSLKDGGIKCWGPNAYTLNVPNLSEHFLALSSGKSSICGVLESSGEIKCWGDSNLVNSSILDPPVNRSFVSLAIGAQHFCGIRRDDHGIECWGKVNYSSIPNEGFLSIASSDSIMCGIREEDLVLDCWFANATSPKDFDPPLQLCSPGLCIPGSCGPGKFAFNASNLHEPDLTSLCVRKDLNICSPCGFNCSNGFFPSSSCTENADRVCTPCSLCQNSSCYEVCNIKPQQPHQDHRLHQLRKLMIIIGSSILGFLLILIFVCVTLRFYPMKGKKKKQFASCMGKQREKETDAPDGTVVPCAVSVAPCPGLAQVFRLSELKDATNGFKEFNELGRGSYGFVYKAVLADGRQVAVKRANAATIIHTNSREFEMELEILCSVRHSNVVNLLGYCAEMGERLLVYELMPHGTLYDHLHGGLSPLNWPLRLRIAMQAAKGLEFLHTEFVPPIAHRDVKSSNILLDADWGARISDFGLLRNDGDVILDMRDDVYNFGILLLEILSGRKANDRDCTPSSIVEWAVPLIRQGKAAAIIDRFVGLPRVVVPLLKLADMAEVAVRENPCERPSMAEVSTFLEQLVKEGLIL; translated from the coding sequence ATGAATAACTCAAATCATACTCTCCAAGATACAATATTTTTCCTCTTTTGTGTCTCACTTATCTCATTTGCATATGGGTTTGGATCCATGGGTCCGATCTCGGCTGTTTTCGGCCAAAACGACTTCTTTTGTGCCATAGATGCAAGTGGGAAACAAGAAGTTATATGTTGGGGTAGGAACACTAGTAGCTTAACTTCAAATTCTTTAAATTTGGCTATTAATGTGCCACCTATGGCTGCACTTAGTGGTGGGTATGGGTTTATGTGTGGTATTTTAGTCAATACTTCATATGTTTCTTGTTGGGATTCAATGGGTTATGGCTCTGATCTTGTTCCTCAGGTATATCAATCCATTTCTTACTCACATATATCTTCAGGTAAAGATCATGTTTGTGGTATCAGAGGATCTTATTATTCTGAAACCGATTCGACCGTTGTTGATTGTTGGGATATCGTTGATAACGGTAATAACGGTCTCACTTCGAAACAAAGTGgccagtattataattataatcaagatttgtttaaaaatatagtttcTGGTGATGGGTTTAGTTGTGGTAGTCTTAAAGATGGTGGGATCAAATGTTGGGGACCAAATGCATATACTTTAAATGTTCCAAATTTATCAGAACATTTTCTTGCTTTATCGTCTGGTAAAAGTTCGATTTGCGGTGTTTTGGAATCGTCCGGTGAGATCAAGTGTTGGGGCGATTCGAATTTGGTAAATTCATCGATTCTTGATCCGCCCGTTAACCGATCGTTTGTTTCGTTAGCAATTGGTGCTCAACATTTTTGTGGTATAAGAAGAGATGATCATGGTATTGAGTGTTGGGGGAAGGTAAATTACTCTTCTATCCCTAACGAAGGTTTTTTATCGATTGCATCTTCGGATTCGATCATGTGTGGGATAAGAGAAGAAGATTTGGTTCTTGATTGTTGGTTTGCAAATGCTACTTCACCTAAAGATTTCGATCCACCGTTGCAGTTATGCAGCCCGGGTTTATGTATCCCCGGATCTTGTGGGCCCGGGAAGTTCGCGTTTAATGCTAGTAATTTACACGAGCCCGATTTGACAAGTTTGTGTGTTCGAAAAGATTTGAACATTTGTTCGCCTTGCGGGTTCAATTGTTCGAACGGGTTTTTTCCTTCGAGTTCGTGTACTGAAAACGCTGATCGGGTATGCACCCCATGCTCACTTTGTCAAAACAGTTCTTGTTATGAAGTTTGCAACATTAAGCCTCAACAACCTCATCAAGATCATCGGTTACATCAATTGCGTAAACTAATGATCATAATCGGTTCATCGATTCTCGGGTTCTTGTTAATTTTAATCTTCGTGTGCGTTACGCTTCGTTTTTACCCAATGAAAGGTAAGAAAAAGAAGCAGTTTGCATCTTGTATGGGTAAGCAAAGAGAAAAGGAAACAGATGCACCAGATGGGACAGTTGTACCATGTGCAGTATCGGTTGCACCGTGTCCCGGTCTAGCTCAAGTGTTCCGATTATCGGAGCTAAAAGACGCGACAAACGGGTTCAAAGAGTTTAACGAGCTGGGTCGGGGGAGTTACGGGTTCGTTTACAAAGCTGTGTTGGCAGACGGGCGCCAGGTGGCGGTCAAACGGGCCAATGCTGCAACAATCATTCATACAAACAGTAGGGAATTCGAAATGGAACTCGAGATTCTTTGCAGTGTTAGGCACAGTAATGTGGTTAACTTATTAGGATACTGTGCCGAAATGGGCGAAAGATTGTTGGTTTACGAGCTGATGCCACACGGTACGCTCTATGATCATCTCCACGGAGGATTATCGCCTTTAAACTGGCCACTTAGGCTAAGAATCGCGATGCAGGCTGCAAAGGGTTTAGAGTTTTTACATACAGAATTCGTCCCTCCAATCGCGCATCGTGATGTTAAAAGTTCGAATATTTTACTAGACGCTGATTGGGGTGCTCGAATTTCTGATTTCGGACTATTAAGAAACGATGGTGATGTGATTCTCGATATGCGAGACGATGTTTACAACTTCGGTATTTTGTTACTTGAAATACTTAGTGGAAGAAAAGCGAATGATCGAGACTGCACGCCTTCAAGTATAGTCGAATGGGCAGTACCATTGATTCGACAAGGGAAAGCAGCTGCGATAATCGATAGGTTTGTTGGTCTGCCACGTGTCGTTGTACCATTGCTTAAACTTGCTGACATGGCAGAGGTGGCTGTGAGGGAAAATCCATGTGAAAGACCATCAATGGCTGAAGTATCAACATTCTTGGAGCAACTTGTGAAAGAAGGTTTGATTTTGTGA